From the Cucumis sativus cultivar 9930 chromosome 5, Cucumber_9930_V3, whole genome shotgun sequence genome, the window AATAACGATGCACAAGAACCTCCAAACGAACGATAGCTCGAAAGATGGCCACGGTCAATGAGGATTCCCACTGAGCACGGTGCTCGCTCAAGGACTTGGCAATTTAATGCCCTTATTGTGCTATCCTCTGAATCCACGAATCCTTCTCTTGTCCATCTTCGATGAAATGGAAGAATTATAATGGAAGTGAGCTTGTTAACCGCTACGGTGCAGATGTCGTCGTGCATTAGTTTCATCGGAGCAATTGCTGTGAATACCTCAATCGATACAACACCTTCGTTCCTCATTTCGTACTTGCGAAGCATTTGAATAATACTATCTGAGACCATCACTTCGGATGAACTTTTTTGTTCATGAAGCTCATGTGTGATGAAAACCGGCGTAGCTCGACCAACCAATTCTACAAGGTGAAGAGCATAAAGAGAAATAGGAGACTCCTCGGTTGGGCATGATGCATCGAGAAGGTTAAGCAAAACAGGAAGACCATCCTGCGTATGAATGCATCCTAGTATGCTCAACTCAGCATCAGGCTTCAAATTGAGAATGTTCTTTTTCTGGTAGTGAGAATATTTTCTTGAAGGATCATAGAACCATTTCACGACCATCGGCATCAGTATcgagaaaatcaaaatatcagCAATTAACACTGCAAAAGTCTGCTCATATAATAACTGCAAATTTCACACCAAAAGGACCAAAAGTTACTTATAAATCtaatgttatatataaatatatatatatatctaatgtTATGTAAACCCTTACATTGCTGTCATAAAAGTAAGAGCAAGCAGCAAGCTCTACAATGCCTTTGCTACACATTATGAGGCCAAATGCCAAGGCATCATGAGAAGACATCTTGAAATATAGAGCAGTACCAACAGAAACAGCCAATTTTCCAATACTGGATATAAAGATCACAATAATAGAATGGATCAAAAATTCTCCATCGTAGTAAAGGAATGAAAGATCAACCTTCATCACAGAAATAGTGACAAAGAGCGGAACGAAAACCGATGTAATAATGCTATCCAGTTTCTTCACTAGACTGGCTCCTAAAGGTGGTCCTTCAGGCACAGTCAAACCCAAGATAAATGGTCCTGAATAAACGGTTCGTCCCATAATGTTAGAAGTTACACTAGATACAAGCACCAATAGAATGATGATGCATATGTATCCATCCGGCACAGGCCTCCCACTTGGTGTAGACCTAACAATCCAGAGCATCGCAGGAcgaaacaaaaacacaataagGACCAACGATCCAATCGCCATAGCAAAAGTCATCAAGCCATTCAAAGCACCCTGGCTTCGAACATTTTCAATAACAGTAATTATCAAGGAGAAACTCAGACCCACCAAATCAGCTACAATTGTAGTAGAAAGTACCAAACGACCAACTTCAGAATTCAGAATTTTGAGATGGTCAAGAAGGCAAACCATAACAGCAAATGAAGTGTATGATTGGTGTGCGGCTATAAACTCCATGTCAGCCGTTCCATGTGTCTTACTAAATCTTGATAAACCAAATGCTGTCAACGAAGCCAAGTATTGCAGGAATAACTATTGATAAAATACCACCTATCAAAGATTGCCTTCCTGATCTTTTAACCACACTTAAATCCATCCTAACTCCAATAAGAAACACAAAAAGTGTGTACCCAAATCCTGCCAGCAAACCCACTATTTCTTGTGATGCAGTGGCAAATACACCATCTTTGAAGTTGTCAAATGACTCAAAACTTCCCCTCCATGATGATCCAAGTATCAAGCCAGTCTGTGGCGAAGCACCAACAAAAGAAGCAGAGAAAAGACAAGCTAAATCATCATCACATTCGAAACCTCAGCTTAAAATATTACTTCTCTATACATTCAATGATCTTCACTTATCATGAATAAACTCAAACATTAATCTAAGTTACAAGTTATtatctatattatatttaataattttgatgcaATCTGAGTGTTTtccaattttaacttttttttttttttatcataggggtatttttgtcattttactATGATATGATATAAGATGTGGCATTAAGATTTTGATCAGGAGATTATTTAAAGTCTTCCATTAAGTTGTTTgatataaaatgataaattgaaTAAGCCTTTGGGCTTTTCCTTTTAAGCTAAGCTAGAATAGCTTCTTAAATTTCATCAATCATCCTTTCTTGTAAGTTGTATCGTTGTTTGGAATTCGTGTGAAACCAATTTTTaaagtgaaaatgaaataagtgGTTTCTCGTACGAAAAGGGTTTCTAATTCCAATTCGTTAGCATAATTTTGATATCCTACCATGGTgtaacataatatatatgttccAAGTGGAAAAGGCAATAcacatatttataattgaaagcAAAAGAGACCAGATCATTAAATAAGGAAATCTAAAagacaaaatcaaaagaagaagacaataagaagtaaaaagaatagaaaaagaggaagagagagacTTACAATTATTTGAGAGACAAAAAGAGGGAGACCAAAGAGGCGAAGGAAGGAATGGAGGATGATattgacaaagaaaataagCAGCATTTGAAACTCCAACAATGGAAGAGGAGAAAACCTAAGTTTACGAGCAGCCCCAAAAACAAATTCCCAAATGCCATCGGAATTAATCTTGGGAGGCGTATTCAAGCAAAGGGTTAGGAAACTCCCATGATCTGAACCAAAAACATCATTGTAAATGGTGACATTGGAAGCCATTGCTTTGTTTTAGGAAAAGGGAAATTTGTTGGGAAGAGCTGAAAGAGCTTATGGGTGTGGATAAAGAAATGTGTGGATTttataaagaagaagagatgaaaaataaaagtatgagaaatatgaagaagaaagaaagagttttTTGAAAAGTGGTTGGAGTTTGAGGCAACAGAATTGAACTAACAAATAATGGGTTCTTGTTGCTAACCATGTTTGTTAGCATTCAAAGCTCTTCTcatactgtttttttttttcattttaaaaagaaaatctttgcTTATATttagcaaattttttaaaccttACCCTCACAGTTtacaacaaaattcaaactccCACTCTTTACCAAATTCTTcatctttatcatttttaatccttttattttattttttaaaatttcacttaCCTTACCTACCTTGCTTATTTTTGTTCTacttaatataacaaaaaaaattaaaacttttgtaCCCATAgtttttatgatttgtttGGATTAAGTTACAAAATTTGATCAATTTGAAATTGGAAtagtattttatttgcttACAACAAACAGAAGTGAATTacaatttaaagaaatgaacaTATGTCCAACATCTTAGGAGATATTTAGTCTATTAGAATCAAAGTTATTACTTGGTTTGTGAATTAATCACTAATGAGGCCCTTTAATGGAAAATCTAAAGTGTTTCTCTATTAACCCACTTCATTATGTTTGTATATAGCCATTTGAtctactttttctctttctctctctttgttaCATCCAACTCTAGATTATGTTTATCAAATTGAGAATTTGTAGGGATAACTAGCTTTAACTAGttcataaatttagaaatttgtttaaagaaaatgtacGGCTATCATAATGTTTTGCTTTAGTATTCAAATACTCAACAAACAGAGAAGTTACTCAAAATCGTTGCAACAACTTACACTCTTACCTCCTTTCCTTCTTACCTCCTTCTCTCATTATTTCCtttctataaaaatttaaaatgtcaattacAATGACATACTCTCTTGATGtctatatctatattttagatatagaTGACCTTATTGAACATaggataaaattaaagaagtagcaaattcaattatagttAGAAATCTCaaacaaattagttttattcgggcgaaaatgaatttattttacatatgttttataattaCATTTCGCTCCTAATTCTCAAGGTTCTTTTGAGCTCAACTTTGATGCATGTTTCTAAACAGCGATGTTTGGGATTGACACCATTATTTAGAACTTGAATGTTGATATGTAATGCCTACCTTAGAAAATTACTCCTTTGGCAGGTTTTGTTAAGCTTGCCAAGGCCATCAAGGGCCTTTGTAGAGGTCTTGAGGCTAATATATTCCTGTTTTGAGTAGAAACTAATTCTCTTATTATTTGTAAGTTCTCTTCTTATTTGTAAGTTTCTTTTGTTGGAAATTCCAGTTCTGCTAACGAGATCATCCAAGCTTTCATATACTCTATTCCTCATCTCTTCCACAGTAGGTGATGAGCTAGCCACTCATGCTCAAACCTTTGGTTTTTTGACTCTCACTTGAAAACAATCCTCCTTGGACAGATTTTTCCCTTCATTTCGACTCATTTTGTTTAAGTTACCATTTGCTACCATTGtgccaaaagaaaattacaatatcTTCAATGTAAGTCTCTAATTCtccattttcaaatgtaaattTGGTCGAAAGTCACAAAGTTTTGGTTTGATTACCATCATGTTTTCAAGgtttcaaaatagtttaaattttaaaagcaattTACCATTtcgaaagaaaaataacttcgAGTAAAATGTGATTTTAGTCATTAGGGCGATTCAAGTTTGAGAGCATGAGAGTACGAGAGTATCATTGGAGAATAAATTTTTCATGAGTAAAActaatatgttatatatatccTTAGGATATCAGTAGAGATgtgaattgaaaaatgaaaaaatgaagaaaagaaaaatgtttatgaaattagCTGAGGGTTTGAAGGTTTTACTAATACACCTTCATCACAAGCACACACATGAACAAGTGACACCATAgcttaaattataatttacaGACATCAGACATTACTCAACTGTTTTCCTCTTTCATGCCCTTTGAATCAAACACACACAATGACAAACTCTCAAACCTTGCAGTTCACCAACAGGGATGTATGGAAGCAAAGAAAATTTCCCTGCCACTCATTCTTCATCTTTAAAACCATCGTCAACGAATACTTCTGTGTCAAGAAACTGACAATTTTCTAACACACTCAAGTATTTTTCATACTCCTATTACACATCATAATTAGTTCATCTTGCCTCTCTAACATCCTAAACATACAAGCAAGTTGTTGCTGTTG encodes:
- the LOC116403800 gene encoding cation/H(+) antiporter 4-like; protein product: MEFIAAHQSYTSFAVMVCLLDHLKILNSEVGRLVLSTTIVADLVGLSFSLIITVIENVRSQGALNGLMTFAMAIGSLVLIVFLFRPAMLWIVRSTPSGRPVPDGYICIIILLVLVSSVTSNIMGRTVYSGPFILGLTVPEGPPLGASLVKKLDSIITSVFVPLFVTISVMKVDLSFLYYDGEFLIHSIIVIFISSIGKLAVSVGTALYFKMSSHDALAFGLIMCSKGIVELAACSYFYDSNLLYEQTFAVLIADILIFSILMPMVVKWFYDPSRKYSHYQKKNILNLKPDAELSILGCIHTQDGLPVLLNLLDASCPTEESPISLYALHLVELVGRATPVFITHELHEQKSSSEVMVSDSIIQMLRKYEMRNEGVVSIEVFTAIAPMKLMHDDICTVAVNKLTSIIILPFHRRWTREGFVDSEDSTIRALNCQVLERAPCSVGILIDRGHLSSYRSFGGSCASLLQVAMVFLGGQDDREAFSFARRMVKEVSSAQLTVIRLIAEDESISHWEMVLDTELLNDVKHSFVGGEPFRYVERRADEGSETATIIRSIGDEYDLIIVGRREGIDSPQTSGLMEWNEFPELGIIGDMLASADSHFKASTLVVQQQQQWSFYKQ
- the LOC116403938 gene encoding cation/H(+) antiporter 8-like, producing MASNVTIYNDVFGSDHGSFLTLCLNTPPKINSDGIWEFVFGAARKLRFSPLPLLEFQMLLIFFVNIILHSFLRLFGLPLFVSQIITGLILGSSWRGSFESFDNFKDGVFATASQEIVGLLAGFGYTLFVFLIGVRMDLSVVKRSGRQSLIGGILSIVIPAILGFVDSIWFIKI